In the genome of Deinococcus deserti VCD115, one region contains:
- a CDS encoding XRE family transcriptional regulator, which produces MSPESGAVSPDELSSAVADWLRERRAALGLQQADISARTASLSGETGRVTQPYLSRLERGTRLLSSLTPARQDALRRALELTASEWIARTGLPLLTPVPGEDVLGTLELVRVPVRALATAGLPLTEDFESIIDHELVPLRDHRPGMLVLEVQGDSMTTDGGAGGIRSGDRIYVDAGDLDLREGRVYVLHVPGLGLTVKRLRRYGRELWLTSDNPDHPPVRPEEATTVGRVYYHQPRGHRL; this is translated from the coding sequence ATGTCCCCTGAGTCCGGTGCTGTGTCTCCTGATGAGCTGTCCAGCGCTGTAGCCGACTGGTTGCGCGAACGCAGGGCGGCTCTGGGTCTGCAGCAGGCAGACATCAGCGCCCGTACAGCCAGTCTCAGCGGAGAGACCGGCCGGGTGACACAGCCGTACCTCAGCCGCCTGGAGAGAGGGACACGGCTGCTGTCGTCACTGACGCCCGCGCGTCAGGACGCGCTGCGCCGAGCCCTGGAGCTTACAGCCAGCGAATGGATTGCCCGGACCGGGCTGCCCCTGCTGACTCCTGTGCCAGGCGAGGACGTTCTGGGAACCCTGGAACTCGTGCGCGTTCCGGTCCGGGCTCTGGCCACCGCCGGACTGCCCCTCACCGAGGACTTCGAAAGTATCATCGACCACGAGCTCGTGCCGCTGCGCGACCACCGACCCGGCATGCTGGTGCTGGAAGTGCAGGGTGATTCCATGACCACCGACGGCGGCGCAGGCGGCATCCGGTCAGGAGACCGCATCTATGTGGACGCTGGAGACCTTGATCTGCGCGAGGGCCGCGTCTATGTGCTGCACGTCCCCGGGCTGGGGCTGACCGTCAAACGGCTGCGCCGATACGGCCGGGAGCTGTGGCTGACCAGCGACAACCCGGATCATCCCCCGGTGCGGCCCGAGGAAGCCACCACAGTGGGCCGGGTGTACTACCACCAGCCACGCGGCCATCGCCTCTAG
- a CDS encoding gamma-glutamylcyclotransferase family protein produces MSEPLTTVFVYGTLMPGERNAHVAARGGPFVARPAALPGYRLLHLDPEAYPALQPGEPGEQVAGYALTYEPDAWAAALPFLDALEGLDEEPPLYTRERVQLRLQGGQTQPAWVYVYARTERLQGPGVTHLPEGRWTVLDKRTRPHPDHR; encoded by the coding sequence ATGAGTGAGCCGCTGACCACCGTGTTTGTCTACGGAACCCTGATGCCTGGCGAGCGCAATGCTCATGTGGCCGCGCGGGGCGGGCCCTTTGTGGCCCGCCCGGCTGCGCTGCCCGGATATCGCCTGCTGCACCTTGACCCGGAGGCCTATCCCGCGCTGCAGCCGGGAGAGCCCGGCGAACAGGTCGCGGGTTACGCCCTGACCTACGAACCGGATGCCTGGGCAGCAGCCCTGCCTTTTCTGGACGCTCTGGAAGGCCTCGATGAGGAGCCGCCGCTCTACACACGCGAGCGGGTGCAGCTCCGGCTGCAGGGCGGCCAGACGCAGCCGGCCTGGGTCTACGTCTATGCCCGCACCGAGCGCCTCCAGGGTCCAGGCGTAACTCATCTGCCGGAGGGCCGCTGGACGGTGCTGGACAAACGTACGCGGCCTCATCCCGATCACCGATAA
- the rpsO gene encoding 30S ribosomal protein S15: MIDKQQTIQAHAKSANDTGSTAVQIALLTERINNLSVHLTANKKDKHGQRGLQLLNGQRRRLLKYLERKNYDEYIALTDQLKIRRGQRIVR; encoded by the coding sequence ATGATCGACAAACAACAGACCATCCAGGCCCACGCCAAGAGCGCCAACGATACCGGCAGCACCGCAGTTCAGATCGCACTGCTGACCGAGCGCATCAACAACCTGTCGGTTCACCTGACCGCCAACAAGAAGGACAAGCACGGTCAGCGGGGCCTGCAGCTTCTGAACGGCCAGCGTCGCCGTCTGCTCAAGTACCTCGAGCGCAAGAACTACGACGAGTACATTGCTCTGACCGATCAGCTCAAGATCCGCCGCGGCCAGCGCATCGTTCGCTGA